The Intrasporangium calvum DSM 43043 sequence GCGATGAGGAAGAACCCAGCGCCGAGCAGGCCCCACTGCGGCTGGATGCTCACCGTGTGAAGGACCTGCCTGGCCAGGCCCGGGCTCGGAGCCAGCTCCGGGGGCGGTGGCGGGGTGGTGCTCCGGCGGACCGAGCCGATGGAGGCGTCGTCGTGGTGGTGCTCCTCCACGGCGACCTCGTGGGCGGCCGCCTCGAGGAGCCGGCGGAACGGCCCCTCGGCGGCGGCCAGCCGGTCGCGGGGGCCCTGCTGGACCACCCGACCCGACTCGAGGACCGCGACCTGCTCGGCGCGCTCCGTCGTCGACAGGCGGTGGGCGACGAGGATGCCGGTGCGCCCCGAGATGAGCCGGTCCGCGGCCCGGACCACCCGCGCCTCGGTCACCGGGTCCATCCGGGCGGTGGCCTCGTCGAGGACGACGACCCGCACGTCCCGGACGAGCAGCCGGGCGAAGGCGACGAGCTGCTCCTCGCCGGCCGAGAGCGTGGTGCCGCCGGGGCCGAGCATCGTGTCGAGGCCGTCGGAGAGCCCGGCGACCCACTCGGTGAGACCGAGCTCGGCGACGGCGGCCTCGACCCTGGCCCGGGGCACGTCGCCGAAGAGCGTCATGTTCTCGGCGAGGGTGCCGGCGAGCACCTCGGTGCGCTGGGTGACGACGCCGACCGCTGCGCGCAGCTGCTGCAGGTCGAGGTCCCGCACGTCGACCCCGCCCAGCAGCACCGTCCCACGCGGCGGCTCGACGGCGCGGGACAGCAGTGACGCGAGCGTGGACTTGCCGGAGCCGGTGCGTCCGACGAGCGCGCAGGTGTGCCCTGCCGGGACGAGGAGGTTGACGTCGCGAAGCGCGAACGTGCCCGTGTCGTAGCTGAACTCGAGCCCGCGGAACTCCACGCCGAGCGACCCCTCAGGGAGAGGCCGCCCTCCGGTGGGCTCGGCGGGCGACGCGAGCATGGCCCGCAGCCGGAGGACCGCGCCGAAGCCTTCCTGCAGGTCAGGCAGGTGACGCGCGAGCATGTCGACGCCGCCGACGAACATCGTCGTGACGAGGAAGAGGGTGACGAGCCGGGCGGTCGAGAGGTCGCCGGCGAGCACCAGGGCGGCGCCGACGACCGCGACGGCGGCGAGCGCGCCGTGGAGCAGCCCGCCGCTGCGCCGGGTGATCCGGGCCTCGACCTGGAGGACCCGCTCGAGAGCCGCGTGCACGCGTGCGGCCATCCGTGCGTTGCGGCGCAGCACGTGCGCCTGGCCCAGTGCGGTGCGCAGGTCGTCGCGGGCGGCGATGCCTTCCTCGGTGGAGGCCGCGTGGTCCGTCCAGGCCGCCTCCTCGATCACCTTCCGCTCGGCCACCTGGGGGAGCAGCCGCCGGACGACCCAGTAGGTCGCGAGCCCCGTCAGGGGGAAGAGGATCGCGGCCGGCCACCAGGCGATGCTGGCGACGACCCAGAGCGGGCCGGAGGCGAGCAGGGTGCGCACGGCCTGCCACACGCCCCAGCGCATCAGCTGGCCGACCTCCCAGGTGTCGTCGTCGATGCGGTCGAGGACCTCGCCCACGGCCTGCTCGGACAGCTCCGACAGCGGCTGGGCCATCGCGGCGTCGAGCAGGTCGGCGCGCAACCGGCCCTCGGCGCGGTCGCACACCACCGCCCAGATGACCTTGGCGACGGTGTCGATGACGGCACCGCCGACGACGCAGAGCGCGAGGAGCAGGACGAGGGTCGACGTGGCGTGCTCCGCCAGCCGGCCGGCGACCATCGACCCCAGGGATGCCGAGACGGCGCCGAGCAGGGACATCGAGAAGCAGACGACCGTGAGGGGCCGGTGGACGCGGCGCCAGTCCACGGGCACCCGCCCCGTCGGAGGGCGGGCATCCCACCGAGCGCCCAGCTCGGTCGCCTGCGGCTCGTCCTGCTCCACCCTCGTCATCGTCACAATCACTGAACGCTACCGACCGCAGCCGACAGCCCGCCTCCGGTTTTCCCCTCCGGGCCAGCGTCCGTATGCCGCTGGGTCAGGTCGCGCTCGCGGGTCCCGTCCGGTCCCGGGGCCGTTTCGGGGTCACTTCGGCGGGCGGTCGCCCGGACGGTGCAGCAGGAGCCACCGGTAGCCGTAGCCCTCGACCTCGAGCTCGATGCTCCCGTCCGCGGCGACGGGGTGCTCGCGGCGGTCGCCCAGCAGGTCGACGAGCACGGAGCCGGGTGGCACCTCGCCGAGCGAGACGTCGACGAGAGTGCTCTCCGGGGCGAGGTTGTGCAGCGCCAGCATGGTCCAGCCGTCCTCCTCCCGGGCCAGGTGTGCGAGGACGCTCCGGGGCTTGGTGCGAGGCACCTCCACGGTCGACCAGCCGATCTGGGGGTACTGCCGCCGGAGCCGGATCAGGGTGCGGATGAACCACCACAGGGAGTCGTGGTCGTGGCGCTGGCTCGCGACGTTGACCCGCTCGGCCGAGTAGAGCCCGTCGGGCATCGGCCGGGTCAGCTTGCGGGGCGGGGCGTCGCTGAAGCCCCCGCTCGGGTCGTCGCCCCACTGCATCGGCGTCCGGACCGAGAGACGACCGGGCACGTCGAGGTTCTCGGCCATGCCGATCTCCTCGCCGTAGAAGAGCACCGGTGTCCCGGGCAGGGAGAACATGATCGAGTAGACGAGGCGGAGGCGTCGGCCGTCACCGCCGAGCATCGACGGCAGCCGTCGGCGCAGGCCCCGGCCGAAGAGCTGCATCCCCGGATCGGGTCCGAACGCGTCGAAGACGTCCTGTCGCTCCTCGTCCGTCAGCTGGTCGAGAGTCAGCTCGTCGTGGTTGCGGACGAAGTTGGCCCACTGGCTGGTCACGTCGAGGGCCGGGCGCCGGCGCAGGGCTCCCTCGATCGGGCGCGCGTCCTCGCGGGCGAGAGCCAGGTAGAGGGCCTGCATCGCCGCGAAGTCGAACTGCATGTTGAGCCCGTCGCCGTCCGCACCGCCGAAGTACGTCTTCTGGTCCTTGTAGGGCAGGTTGACCTCCCCGAGGAGCAGCGCGTCGCCGACCCGTCGGGTCACGTACTTGCGGACGTCCGCGAGGTAGCGCTTCGGGTCGAAGGAGACCTGGTGGTGGTCGGCCGGCACCGTGTCCGGCGTCATGAGGAACGGCACGGCGTCCACCCGGAACCCGGACACCCCGAGCTCGAGCCAGAAGCCGATCGTCCGGGCGATCTCCTCCTGCACCGCCGGGTTGACCACGTTGAGGTCCGGCTGGTGCTTGTAGAAGTGGTGCAGGTAGTACTCCCCGGTCTTCGGCTCCAGCTCCCAGAGGCTGTCCTCCTGGTCGGGGAAGACGATGTCCTTCGGGTTCGTCTTCGGCTTCGTCGGGCTCCACACGAAGTAGTCCCGGTAGGGGTCGTCCGTGCTGCGCCGCGCCGACCTGAACCACGGGTGCTGGTCGGACGTGTGGTTCATGACGAAGTCGAGGATGACGCGGATGCCGTGGGCTCGCGCGGTCCGCACGAGCTCGACGAAGTCACCGTGCGTCCCGAGGCGGCGTTCGACCCCGTAGAAGTCGGTGATGTCGTAGCCGTCGTCCTTCGACGGGGTGGGGTAGATCGGCATGAGCCACAGGCAGGTGATGCCGAGGTCGGCGAGGTACTCGATCTGCTCCGTCATCCCCCTGAGGTCGCCGACGCCGTCGCTGTCGGAGTCGTAGAAGGTCTGGACGTCGGCGCAGTAGAGGACGGCCGTCTTCCACCACAGGTCACCGGTCTGGCTCATTCTCATGGATGGCCGGTTACCCACGAACACGCCCGAAGCCACGCCTCCGGACGCATCCTCAGGGGTTTTGCCGATGCCGCACCGGGTAGACGGCTGCTGCACGCAAGAGCGGCCAGCGCCCGCGCCGACGACTCGACGAAGGACGGAACCGGATGCCCACGATCGGCTTCCACTGCTCGCACGAACAGATTCCCCCCTCCCAGCTCCTCGAGGACGTCAGGCACGCAGAGGCGGCCGGGTTCACGGCAGCGATGTGCTCGGACCACCTCGAGCCGTGGAGCACGGACCAGGGCCAGTCCGGCTATGCCTGGTCGTGGCTCGGCGCTGCGCTCAACGCGACGCGCCTGCCCTTCGGCGTCGTCACGGCGCCGGGCCAGCGGTACCACCCCGCCATCACGGCGCAGGCCATCGGCACCCTGGGAGAGATGTTCCCCGGGCGGTTCTGGGCTGCCCTCGGCTCGGGGGAGGCGGTGAACGAGCACGTGACCGGTGACGGCTGGCCGCGCAAGGAGCTCCGGGACCAGCGGCTCGTCGAGTGCGCCGAGGTGATCCGGCGCCTGCTCGAC is a genomic window containing:
- a CDS encoding ATP-binding cassette domain-containing protein; amino-acid sequence: MTRVEQDEPQATELGARWDARPPTGRVPVDWRRVHRPLTVVCFSMSLLGAVSASLGSMVAGRLAEHATSTLVLLLALCVVGGAVIDTVAKVIWAVVCDRAEGRLRADLLDAAMAQPLSELSEQAVGEVLDRIDDDTWEVGQLMRWGVWQAVRTLLASGPLWVVASIAWWPAAILFPLTGLATYWVVRRLLPQVAERKVIEEAAWTDHAASTEEGIAARDDLRTALGQAHVLRRNARMAARVHAALERVLQVEARITRRSGGLLHGALAAVAVVGAALVLAGDLSTARLVTLFLVTTMFVGGVDMLARHLPDLQEGFGAVLRLRAMLASPAEPTGGRPLPEGSLGVEFRGLEFSYDTGTFALRDVNLLVPAGHTCALVGRTGSGKSTLASLLSRAVEPPRGTVLLGGVDVRDLDLQQLRAAVGVVTQRTEVLAGTLAENMTLFGDVPRARVEAAVAELGLTEWVAGLSDGLDTMLGPGGTTLSAGEEQLVAFARLLVRDVRVVVLDEATARMDPVTEARVVRAADRLISGRTGILVAHRLSTTERAEQVAVLESGRVVQQGPRDRLAAAEGPFRRLLEAAAHEVAVEEHHHDDASIGSVRRSTTPPPPPELAPSPGLARQVLHTVSIQPQWGLLGAGFFLIASLTGAFGAVTGWVWGLVVTDLQSGRQPGWRLGALVVSLVMGPLVLSQAFRTYPHWWVEVRLRVRAAVLAGQTAQRRLVRTPPGEVVARTMDADRLARYTDRWVDFVNGLIVASMTALIARTWLAGAVLLVVMVVSALASTLGRPVAGRSAAAASTARASFGRSLVSALESIRTVKLAAATPQVHQHLRQVDGGRVDAAVREHRVQALLDGVPIVMVQCGVVAAWAGLLHGTWPLAIALLVANAVSGFDWFGRVAGSVVTEAPGVRAWMRATSDLAGGGDLMDLPPGLDLVHGTAAEPEPGPRDPLRTLTLHRLTAVHDDGTIGVQDVDLTVEAGELVLLLGQVGSGKSSLLSALVGLTAHTGQVLWNGRPVGDAQVELRPARVSHIAQVPRVLSGTFTDNVALDHARRRVEPALATARMERDVAEAGGPDALVGHRGVRLSGGQVQRLALARALACEADLLLADDVSSALDAATEIELWAALRSGGATVIGATSKAAALAQADRVVLLDAGRVVEVGPWRELSQRWAHLAG
- a CDS encoding alpha-amylase family protein; the protein is MRMSQTGDLWWKTAVLYCADVQTFYDSDSDGVGDLRGMTEQIEYLADLGITCLWLMPIYPTPSKDDGYDITDFYGVERRLGTHGDFVELVRTARAHGIRVILDFVMNHTSDQHPWFRSARRSTDDPYRDYFVWSPTKPKTNPKDIVFPDQEDSLWELEPKTGEYYLHHFYKHQPDLNVVNPAVQEEIARTIGFWLELGVSGFRVDAVPFLMTPDTVPADHHQVSFDPKRYLADVRKYVTRRVGDALLLGEVNLPYKDQKTYFGGADGDGLNMQFDFAAMQALYLALAREDARPIEGALRRRPALDVTSQWANFVRNHDELTLDQLTDEERQDVFDAFGPDPGMQLFGRGLRRRLPSMLGGDGRRLRLVYSIMFSLPGTPVLFYGEEIGMAENLDVPGRLSVRTPMQWGDDPSGGFSDAPPRKLTRPMPDGLYSAERVNVASQRHDHDSLWWFIRTLIRLRRQYPQIGWSTVEVPRTKPRSVLAHLAREEDGWTMLALHNLAPESTLVDVSLGEVPPGSVLVDLLGDRREHPVAADGSIELEVEGYGYRWLLLHRPGDRPPK